In a single window of the Mucilaginibacter defluvii genome:
- a CDS encoding TonB-dependent receptor → MPVPARFFSIILILKIQPFGWCKKLLFGFNIGAFILTVSFLSLTCCSAVAQTYQLNGIVTDHSGKPLEAVVVSVKPAELSVITDAGGQFSINLPAAGEYYLHVSHVGYNSVKKTVKAVNLPLYLNISLHPENHELEEVLVKDRYAEQRKQSESLNVEVVNADFIQRNLGGSLMATMSRLPGVKTIGIGSGLSKPLIRGLGFNRVVVADKGVKHEGQQWGADHGLELDQFAVGEVELVKGAASFIYGSDAIAGVVDVKPVAPPAPNSFGGSVDMIGKTNNNLFGSSINLYGRRQKWFADARITYQNYGDYTVPTNKVYVYDYAVKLRNNQLRNTAGRETGLHFNTGYVSEKFRSIFYVSNIYTRSGFFANAHGLEPRRVDTLLHNRSSRDIQLPSQEVNHFKLINRTQYQAGRHLLQADMGYQHNFRQEFSQYVNHGYMPPVYPHTMRIPSDLEREFNKRVYSLNLRDKLQFDRHELTIGINGEYQDNTINGWSFLVPAFKQTMAGAFAYDKFKLNDKVLLHAALRYDYGRMRTLKYTDWFETEGIKQVRADNLTRNFNSLVWSAGVNYTPEGSFSLKANIGKSFRMPIANELAANGVNYHYFRFEKGNRSLSPEQSYQADLTLSWDTERFSAQLSPFYNYFSNYIYLNPTAEHDYLLGAGNQVFVYTQSSVARYGGELQLQYKLTNELSTEVLAEYLRARQLSGDKEGYTLPFSPPPSVLFNLTYEPHHIDRLKHSYISIDYLITGAQNNIVPPEQKTAGYQVWNIQAGTKLRFNGRPLTLSLQVQNLFNTKYLNHTSFYRLIQLPEAGRNIVLSVKVPFGSNTIN, encoded by the coding sequence GTGCCCGTTCCGGCACGCTTTTTCAGTATTATTTTGATCTTAAAAATCCAACCTTTCGGCTGGTGTAAAAAGCTGTTATTTGGCTTTAACATTGGTGCTTTTATCTTAACGGTAAGCTTTTTATCATTAACCTGTTGTTCAGCGGTTGCTCAAACTTATCAGCTAAATGGGATAGTTACTGATCACTCCGGTAAACCCCTGGAAGCAGTTGTGGTAAGTGTTAAACCTGCCGAACTATCTGTTATCACTGACGCCGGCGGGCAGTTTAGCATTAACTTGCCCGCCGCTGGTGAGTATTATCTCCACGTTTCGCATGTTGGTTATAATTCCGTTAAAAAAACGGTTAAAGCAGTCAATCTGCCATTGTACTTGAACATAAGCCTTCACCCGGAAAATCACGAGTTGGAAGAAGTGTTGGTGAAAGATAGATATGCAGAGCAACGTAAGCAGAGCGAATCGTTAAATGTGGAGGTTGTTAATGCCGATTTCATTCAACGTAATCTTGGCGGTAGTTTGATGGCCACCATGTCGCGCCTGCCGGGGGTTAAAACAATTGGTATTGGCTCGGGCCTGTCAAAACCGCTTATCCGGGGTTTAGGTTTTAACCGGGTTGTTGTGGCCGATAAGGGTGTTAAACATGAAGGCCAGCAATGGGGGGCTGATCATGGTTTGGAGCTTGACCAGTTTGCCGTTGGCGAGGTTGAGTTAGTAAAAGGTGCGGCCTCATTCATCTATGGGTCTGACGCTATTGCCGGCGTGGTTGATGTTAAACCGGTAGCGCCTCCCGCACCAAATTCATTCGGCGGCTCGGTTGACATGATTGGCAAGACTAACAATAATCTGTTTGGTTCATCAATTAATCTTTACGGACGTAGGCAAAAATGGTTTGCCGATGCCCGCATAACCTATCAAAATTATGGCGACTATACCGTGCCGACTAACAAGGTTTACGTTTATGATTATGCTGTCAAACTACGTAACAACCAGTTGCGTAACACGGCGGGACGCGAGACTGGCTTACACTTTAACACCGGCTATGTAAGCGAAAAATTCCGGTCGATTTTTTACGTATCTAACATTTATACACGCAGCGGCTTTTTCGCCAATGCACATGGTTTGGAACCAAGGCGGGTTGATACTCTGTTGCACAACCGTTCGAGCCGAGACATACAACTGCCAAGCCAGGAAGTGAACCATTTCAAACTCATCAACCGCACCCAATATCAGGCGGGCAGGCATTTGCTGCAAGCTGATATGGGTTATCAGCACAATTTCAGGCAAGAGTTTAGCCAGTATGTTAACCATGGTTATATGCCACCGGTTTATCCGCACACTATGCGCATCCCATCTGATCTGGAGCGGGAATTTAATAAGCGGGTATACTCATTGAACTTGCGCGACAAGCTGCAATTTGACCGGCATGAACTAACCATAGGCATTAATGGTGAATACCAGGACAATACAATTAACGGATGGAGTTTTTTGGTGCCGGCCTTTAAACAAACCATGGCCGGAGCTTTCGCTTATGATAAGTTTAAACTGAACGATAAGGTATTGTTGCACGCGGCTTTACGGTATGACTACGGCCGCATGCGTACCTTAAAATATACGGATTGGTTTGAAACAGAGGGCATAAAACAAGTTCGTGCCGATAACCTGACCAGGAATTTCAACAGCCTCGTTTGGTCGGCAGGTGTTAATTACACGCCCGAGGGCAGTTTTAGTTTGAAGGCCAACATAGGTAAAAGCTTCCGGATGCCCATAGCCAATGAACTGGCTGCAAACGGGGTAAACTATCACTATTTCCGCTTTGAAAAAGGTAATCGCTCGCTCAGTCCCGAACAATCCTATCAGGCAGATCTAACTTTAAGCTGGGACACCGAAAGGTTTTCGGCGCAACTAAGTCCGTTTTACAATTATTTTTCTAACTACATCTACCTAAACCCAACTGCTGAGCACGATTACCTGCTGGGAGCAGGCAACCAGGTATTTGTTTACACGCAGAGCAGTGTGGCAAGGTATGGCGGCGAATTGCAGTTGCAGTACAAATTAACCAATGAACTAAGTACGGAAGTGCTGGCAGAATATCTTCGCGCCCGGCAATTATCAGGCGATAAAGAGGGATATACCTTGCCTTTTTCTCCGCCGCCTTCAGTATTGTTCAACCTTACTTATGAGCCACATCATATTGATAGGCTTAAGCACAGCTACATCTCCATCGATTATCTTATTACGGGTGCTCAAAATAACATTGTTCCGCCTGAACAAAAAACGGCAGGCTACCAGGTTTGGAATATACAGGCAGGCACCAAACTGCGCTTTAACGGAAGACCATTAACCTTAAGCTTACAAGTTCAAAACTTATTCAATACCAAATACCTCAACCATACCAGTTTTTATAGGCT
- the katG gene encoding catalase/peroxidase HPI, whose protein sequence is MENGSNDISKCPFHNGTMKHNVGGGGTRNHDWWPNQLKIGILRQQSSLSNPMDKDFNYAEAFKSLDLEAVKADLHVLMTDSQDWWPADFGHYGGLFIRMAWHSAGTYRVTDGRGGAGAGMQRFAPLNSWPDNVSLDKARRLLWPIKQKYGNKISWADLLILTGNVALESMGFKTFGFAGGREDVWEPDESVYWGEERTWLGGDLRYAHGSEGVNENHGVLVSDDDADGNIHSRNLEKPLAAVQMGLIYVNPEGPDGNPDPIMAAKDIRDTFGRMAMNDEETVALIAGGHTFGKTHGAAPADNVGKEPEAADIEQQGFGWNNKYGSGKGADTITSGLEVTWTKTPTQWSNNFFENLFGFEWELTKSPAGAHQWVAKTDEAIIPDAYDNEKRHKPTMLTTDLALRFDPAYEKISRHFLENPDAFADAFARAWFKLTHRDMGPRERYLGPDVPQEELLWQDPIPAVDYASVDENDINLLKDKIADSGLSISELVSTAWASASTFRGSDKRGGANGARVRLAPQKYWQVNNPPQLQKVLSVLEGIQADFNNTQSTGKKVSLADLIVLAGNVGIEKAAKAAGHDVKVPFAVGRADASQEKTDVESFSYLEPIADGFRNYRKSKIRVSTEELLIDKAQLLTLTAPELTVLIGGMRVLETNYDGSKHGVFTQRPGQLTNDFFVNLLDMGTAWKALSEDREVYLGTDRKTGEVKWTSTRADLVFGSNSELRAVAEVYASSDAQQKFINDFVAAWTKVMNLDRFDLV, encoded by the coding sequence ATGGAAAACGGATCAAATGACATTAGTAAATGCCCATTTCACAATGGCACTATGAAACACAATGTTGGTGGTGGCGGTACCCGCAACCACGACTGGTGGCCAAATCAATTAAAGATTGGTATTCTGCGCCAGCAATCATCTTTATCAAACCCGATGGATAAGGATTTTAACTATGCCGAAGCTTTTAAAAGTCTGGATCTGGAAGCCGTAAAGGCCGACCTGCATGTGCTGATGACGGATTCGCAGGATTGGTGGCCGGCTGATTTTGGTCATTACGGTGGTTTGTTTATCCGTATGGCATGGCACAGCGCTGGTACATACCGCGTAACCGATGGCCGTGGTGGTGCCGGTGCGGGAATGCAGCGTTTCGCACCCCTTAACAGCTGGCCTGATAACGTGAGCCTGGATAAGGCCCGCAGGTTGTTATGGCCAATCAAACAAAAATATGGCAACAAAATTTCATGGGCTGACTTGTTGATCCTAACCGGTAACGTCGCCCTCGAATCAATGGGCTTTAAAACCTTTGGTTTTGCCGGCGGACGCGAAGACGTTTGGGAACCGGATGAATCAGTATACTGGGGCGAAGAAAGAACCTGGCTTGGCGGCGATCTGCGCTATGCCCACGGTTCAGAAGGTGTTAATGAGAATCACGGCGTGCTCGTTTCTGACGATGATGCCGATGGTAATATCCACTCTCGTAACCTGGAGAAACCGCTTGCTGCTGTGCAAATGGGTTTGATCTACGTAAATCCTGAAGGCCCGGATGGTAATCCTGACCCGATCATGGCTGCTAAAGATATAAGGGATACGTTCGGCCGAATGGCGATGAACGATGAAGAAACCGTTGCGCTGATAGCAGGTGGACATACCTTTGGCAAAACACATGGCGCAGCTCCTGCCGATAATGTTGGCAAGGAGCCTGAAGCTGCTGATATTGAACAACAGGGCTTTGGCTGGAATAACAAGTATGGATCAGGCAAAGGTGCCGACACCATTACCAGCGGGCTTGAAGTAACCTGGACAAAGACGCCTACCCAATGGAGCAATAACTTTTTCGAGAACCTGTTTGGCTTTGAATGGGAGCTTACAAAAAGCCCGGCAGGTGCCCATCAATGGGTAGCAAAAACGGATGAAGCTATTATACCGGATGCTTACGATAACGAAAAAAGGCACAAACCAACTATGCTTACCACCGATTTGGCCCTAAGGTTTGATCCGGCTTACGAGAAAATTTCAAGGCACTTTTTAGAGAACCCTGATGCTTTTGCCGATGCATTCGCGCGTGCTTGGTTTAAATTAACCCACCGTGATATGGGTCCGCGTGAGCGTTACCTGGGGCCTGATGTTCCGCAGGAAGAGCTTTTATGGCAGGATCCGATCCCGGCGGTTGACTATGCATCGGTTGATGAGAATGACATCAACCTATTAAAAGATAAAATAGCTGACTCAGGTCTTTCGATATCTGAACTCGTTTCAACAGCCTGGGCTTCGGCATCAACCTTTCGCGGGTCAGACAAGCGCGGTGGCGCCAACGGCGCCCGCGTACGCCTTGCCCCGCAAAAGTACTGGCAGGTAAATAATCCGCCGCAACTGCAAAAGGTGCTTAGTGTATTAGAAGGCATTCAGGCAGACTTTAATAACACACAATCGACAGGTAAAAAGGTATCACTGGCTGATCTGATTGTACTGGCGGGTAACGTTGGTATCGAGAAGGCTGCTAAAGCTGCCGGACATGATGTAAAAGTTCCTTTTGCTGTTGGCCGCGCAGATGCATCTCAGGAAAAAACGGATGTAGAATCATTCAGTTACCTCGAACCAATTGCTGACGGTTTCCGTAACTACCGCAAGTCGAAAATTCGTGTATCAACAGAGGAATTATTGATCGATAAGGCACAGCTACTTACGCTAACCGCACCTGAGTTAACGGTGTTGATAGGCGGCATGCGTGTGCTTGAAACAAATTACGATGGCTCTAAGCATGGCGTGTTCACACAACGCCCCGGCCAGCTTACAAACGACTTTTTTGTTAACCTGCTGGATATGGGCACAGCCTGGAAAGCATTATCTGAAGACAGGGAGGTATACCTCGGTACCGACCGTAAAACCGGCGAGGTGAAATGGACCAGCACCCGTGCTGACCTGGTATTCGGGTCAAATTCTGAATTAAGGGCTGTAGCCGAGGTGTATGCGAGCAGCGATGCTCAACAAAAATTTATCAACGATTTTGTTGCCGCCTGGACTAAGGTGATGAACCTGGACAGGTTTGATTTGGTGTAA
- a CDS encoding TlpA disulfide reductase family protein — MKKYTLLTAGLVLPSVLFAQQIDYNLKGSIKNFNSGGKAYLQYRTDAGTVVDSAEVQQGGFAFKGKLPEATKATLTITRDNENFQQKRNADRLAFYLENGNVNLQAADSIAKATVNAGQLNKDNVELTAVLKPYNERLRAEYRAYGSLPKHQQTSQAEAELEKRVDAIENEQKAVLVPFIKSHPNSLIALEALKTYGGYFPEAADVEPLYTGLSKQVKSGKAGLQYQKWLNGWKRTAFGAIAPQFTQADKDGKPISLASFKGKYVLVDFWASWCGPCRNENPNVVKAYDQYKDKNFTILGVSLDSKRDAWLKAVADDKLVWTQVSDLKYWKNEVAELYGVRAIPQNFLIGPDGKIVAKNLTGDKLSATLAEIYKADKPLTTASAGNK, encoded by the coding sequence ATGAAAAAATATACTTTACTGACGGCGGGTTTAGTGCTGCCTTCTGTTTTATTTGCGCAGCAAATTGATTATAATTTAAAGGGCAGTATTAAAAATTTTAACAGCGGCGGTAAGGCGTATCTGCAATACCGTACCGATGCCGGTACCGTTGTAGACTCTGCCGAAGTTCAGCAAGGAGGTTTTGCTTTTAAAGGTAAATTGCCTGAAGCAACCAAAGCTACCTTAACTATTACCCGTGATAACGAAAACTTTCAGCAGAAGCGTAACGCCGACCGGTTAGCATTTTATCTCGAAAACGGTAATGTCAATTTACAGGCAGCAGATTCAATAGCTAAGGCAACTGTAAATGCGGGACAACTTAATAAAGATAATGTTGAATTGACCGCAGTGCTAAAACCTTATAACGAACGATTGCGTGCAGAATACCGTGCTTATGGCAGCTTGCCAAAGCATCAGCAAACCAGCCAGGCCGAAGCCGAGCTCGAAAAGAGGGTAGATGCAATTGAGAACGAACAGAAAGCCGTATTGGTGCCGTTCATAAAATCGCATCCTAACTCACTGATAGCACTTGAAGCCCTAAAAACCTATGGTGGCTATTTTCCCGAAGCAGCCGACGTGGAGCCGTTATATACCGGCTTGTCCAAACAGGTTAAAAGCGGTAAGGCTGGTCTGCAATACCAAAAATGGCTAAACGGCTGGAAGAGGACTGCCTTTGGCGCTATTGCTCCTCAGTTTACGCAGGCTGACAAGGATGGAAAACCTATTTCGCTGGCATCATTTAAAGGTAAATATGTATTGGTTGATTTCTGGGCATCATGGTGCGGCCCTTGCCGGAACGAAAATCCTAACGTGGTAAAAGCCTATGATCAGTATAAAGATAAGAACTTCACTATTTTGGGTGTATCGCTTGACAGTAAACGCGATGCCTGGCTGAAAGCCGTTGCAGATGATAAGTTAGTCTGGACACAGGTATCTGACCTTAAATACTGGAAAAATGAGGTAGCTGAATTATACGGCGTTCGCGCTATACCGCAGAACTTTTTAATAGGGCCGGATGGAAAGATTGTAGCTAAAAATCTTACCGGCGATAAACTATCAGCAACGCTGGCTGAAATTTATAAGGCCGATAAGCCATTAACTACAGCAAGCGCCGGTAATAAGTAA
- a CDS encoding fructosamine kinase family protein has protein sequence MEAVLKAIEQQLNEFVQGYQPVSGGDINRAYRIDTVSMTYFVKVNNKNKFRGMFDAEAKGLNLIASTNTIAVPQIVMQGDAGDDSYLLLEWLDTKSAAAVDMRELGRQLADMHRVSAEYFGLPYNNYMGSLTQSNRQHSTWTEFFVNERLMPMISMARGKKLLDAGDVALFGRLYNRLAALFDEEPPSLIHGDLWGGNYLIGSRGKPYLIDPAVSYGHREFDIAMTTLFSGFGNEFYDAYQDAFPLTKDWRQRLNLWNIYPLLVHLDLFGVTYKQQLISSLKGYL, from the coding sequence ATGGAAGCAGTATTAAAGGCTATTGAACAGCAGCTTAATGAGTTCGTACAAGGCTATCAACCTGTAAGCGGCGGCGATATTAATAGAGCATATCGTATAGATACAGTTAGTATGACCTATTTCGTCAAGGTCAACAATAAAAATAAGTTCCGGGGTATGTTTGATGCAGAGGCTAAAGGATTGAACTTAATAGCATCAACCAATACGATAGCAGTACCTCAAATAGTTATGCAGGGCGATGCAGGGGATGACAGCTATTTGCTGTTGGAATGGCTCGATACAAAAAGCGCCGCCGCCGTTGATATGCGAGAGTTGGGTAGGCAACTTGCCGATATGCATCGTGTAAGCGCAGAATATTTCGGGCTGCCGTATAATAACTATATGGGGTCATTAACGCAAAGTAACAGGCAGCATTCTACCTGGACTGAGTTTTTTGTTAATGAGCGACTGATGCCCATGATAAGTATGGCGAGAGGCAAGAAACTGCTTGATGCTGGCGACGTAGCTTTGTTTGGGCGGTTATACAACCGGCTTGCCGCGCTGTTTGACGAAGAGCCCCCGAGCCTTATTCATGGTGATTTATGGGGTGGTAATTACCTGATCGGCAGTAGGGGCAAACCATATTTAATTGACCCTGCGGTAAGCTATGGCCACCGGGAGTTCGATATCGCGATGACGACTTTGTTCAGTGGTTTTGGTAATGAGTTTTATGATGCTTACCAGGATGCTTTTCCACTAACAAAAGATTGGCGACAACGCTTAAACCTTTGGAATATTTATCCGCTGCTGGTTCATTTAGATTTGTTTGGTGTAACGTATAAGCAGCAATTAATAAGTAGTTTAAAAGGCTATCTTTAA
- the lepA gene encoding translation elongation factor 4 → MKHIRNFCIIAHIDHGKSTLADRLLEYTNTITQRESQAQLLDDMDLERERGITIKSHAIQMDYELDGQKYTLNLIDTPGHVDFSYEVSRSIAACEGALLIVDAAQGIQAQTISNLYLALENDLEIIPVLNKMDLPGAMPEEVKDQIVDLIGCKREDILAASGKTGMGVHDILRAIVERVPAPVGDPDAPLQALIFDSVFNSFRGIIAYFKVVNGEIRKNDKVKFVATEKQYLADEVGTLKLRPLAKDVIKTGDVGYIISGIKEAREVKVGDTITQVDRPCAEGIQGFEEVKPMVFAGIYPVDTEDYEELRESMAKLQLNDASLVFEPESSAALGFGFRCGFLGMLHMEIIQERLEREFNMTVITTVPNVSYIAYTTKGDSMLVNNPSDLPDPSKIDFVEEPYIKATIITKSDFVGPVMSLCINKRGIIVNQSYLTSDRVELVFEMPMGEIVFDFYDKLKTISKGYASFDYHQIGYRQSDLVKLDIRLNSEPVDALSSLIHRSNSYDFGKKICEKLKELLPRQQFEIVIQASIGAKIIARETVKAMRKDVTAKCYGGDISRKRKLLEKQKAGKKRMRQVGNVEIPQSAFMAVLKLD, encoded by the coding sequence ATGAAGCATATTCGTAACTTTTGTATTATAGCACACATTGACCACGGCAAAAGCACTTTAGCCGATAGGTTACTTGAATACACCAACACCATTACCCAGCGCGAAAGCCAGGCCCAGTTGCTTGACGATATGGACCTTGAACGCGAGCGCGGTATCACCATTAAAAGCCATGCCATACAAATGGATTACGAGCTTGATGGTCAAAAATATACGCTCAACCTGATTGATACGCCCGGGCACGTGGATTTCTCGTACGAGGTATCACGCTCAATTGCCGCCTGCGAAGGTGCCTTATTGATTGTTGATGCCGCACAAGGTATACAGGCGCAAACCATATCAAACCTGTACCTGGCATTGGAGAATGACCTGGAGATTATCCCGGTGCTGAACAAAATGGACCTGCCCGGCGCTATGCCCGAGGAAGTAAAAGACCAGATTGTTGACCTGATAGGTTGTAAGCGTGAGGATATTTTAGCTGCATCCGGCAAAACCGGTATGGGCGTACACGATATTTTACGCGCCATTGTTGAGCGTGTGCCGGCACCTGTCGGCGATCCTGACGCACCTTTGCAGGCATTAATCTTCGATTCGGTCTTCAATTCCTTCCGCGGTATTATCGCCTACTTTAAGGTGGTTAACGGCGAGATCCGTAAAAACGACAAGGTAAAATTCGTAGCTACCGAAAAGCAATACCTGGCTGACGAGGTTGGAACATTAAAGCTTCGTCCGCTGGCTAAGGATGTTATCAAAACCGGCGACGTGGGGTATATAATATCCGGCATTAAGGAAGCGCGTGAGGTTAAGGTTGGCGATACCATTACCCAGGTTGACCGCCCATGCGCCGAAGGCATACAGGGTTTTGAAGAAGTAAAGCCCATGGTATTCGCGGGCATTTACCCGGTAGATACCGAGGATTATGAGGAACTGCGCGAATCAATGGCCAAACTGCAATTGAATGATGCTTCGCTTGTTTTTGAGCCGGAATCATCAGCGGCTTTAGGCTTCGGTTTCCGTTGCGGTTTCCTGGGCATGCTGCACATGGAGATCATCCAGGAACGTTTGGAGCGTGAATTCAACATGACGGTGATCACAACCGTTCCCAACGTATCATACATAGCCTATACCACTAAGGGCGATAGCATGCTGGTAAACAATCCATCTGACTTACCTGATCCAAGCAAGATTGATTTTGTTGAGGAACCATATATTAAGGCTACCATCATCACCAAGTCTGATTTCGTAGGTCCTGTGATGTCGCTATGTATCAACAAACGTGGTATCATTGTTAACCAATCGTACCTTACATCAGACCGTGTAGAGCTTGTATTTGAGATGCCTATGGGCGAGATCGTGTTCGATTTTTACGATAAGCTGAAAACCATCTCAAAAGGCTACGCTTCATTTGATTATCATCAGATCGGTTATCGCCAGTCTGACCTGGTAAAACTGGATATCCGTTTGAACAGTGAGCCTGTAGATGCCTTATCATCACTGATACACCGCAGCAACTCGTACGATTTTGGTAAAAAGATATGCGAGAAGCTGAAAGAGCTTTTACCACGTCAGCAGTTCGAGATCGTGATACAGGCATCCATAGGTGCCAAGATCATCGCCCGCGAAACGGTAAAAGCCATGCGTAAAGACGTTACGGCCAAATGCTACGGTGGTGACATCTCGCGTAAGCGTAAATTGTTAGAAAAGCAAAAGGCAGGTAAAAAACGCATGCGCCAGGTAGGTAACGTTGAGATACCACAATCGGCGTTTATGGCGGTGCTTAAATTAGATTAG